From one Actinopolyspora saharensis genomic stretch:
- a CDS encoding MFS transporter codes for MTSTSDGVEDRIVRGVRGRAFRRLLATWTATSMADGVRAAALPLYTAVSTRDPLSVSAVAVAEVVPWLLIALPAGALVDRLPCRGTLIPAHSFRCVVTLLLAGFIHAGAAPLPVLLGCAFLLSGAETFADSAAQSLLVSTAGESELERANGRFVGVETVGVEIAGPLAAAGLFGWRPALCFALTAVAFAFAAVWTSRVPGEVEPVRGAGSRSIAVEIREGMGFLLRQHALRTVVGVVGLVALLTSAVNAIAVLFALESLGLSPGAVPTLLVCTALGTLLASRTASALSGRFGGGAVMIAALVVLALGIAALDLVRLPGAAWLAYFVMGFGAGTWNVLSAANRQRLTPRPMMGRVTSAHRVLAWGLMPLGAGMAGPLAEFTSPAAVILGAAVLVGVTALFSAPALRALSPLGAE; via the coding sequence ATGACCAGCACCTCGGACGGAGTCGAGGATCGGATTGTTCGCGGAGTGCGCGGGCGGGCCTTCCGGCGGCTCCTAGCGACGTGGACGGCCACCTCGATGGCCGACGGGGTCCGTGCCGCGGCCCTGCCGCTGTACACGGCCGTCAGCACGCGCGACCCGCTGTCCGTCTCGGCAGTCGCGGTGGCCGAGGTCGTTCCCTGGTTGTTGATCGCCCTGCCCGCCGGTGCGCTGGTGGACCGCCTGCCGTGCCGTGGCACGTTGATCCCGGCACACTCCTTCCGGTGCGTGGTGACCTTGCTGCTGGCCGGTTTCATCCACGCCGGAGCAGCGCCCTTGCCGGTGCTGCTGGGCTGTGCCTTCCTGCTCAGCGGCGCCGAGACCTTCGCCGATTCAGCGGCGCAGTCCCTGCTGGTGTCGACCGCGGGTGAATCCGAACTGGAGAGAGCCAACGGGCGGTTCGTCGGTGTGGAGACGGTGGGGGTGGAGATAGCTGGTCCGCTCGCCGCGGCCGGTCTGTTCGGCTGGCGCCCCGCGCTGTGCTTCGCGTTGACCGCGGTGGCCTTCGCGTTCGCGGCGGTGTGGACCTCCCGAGTTCCGGGGGAGGTCGAGCCGGTGCGCGGAGCGGGGAGTCGTTCCATCGCCGTCGAGATCCGCGAGGGGATGGGCTTTCTCCTGCGTCAGCACGCACTGCGCACGGTCGTCGGCGTCGTCGGGCTGGTGGCGCTGCTGACCAGCGCGGTCAACGCGATAGCGGTGCTGTTCGCGCTGGAGTCGCTCGGACTCTCCCCGGGTGCGGTTCCGACACTGCTGGTGTGCACTGCGCTGGGCACTCTGCTGGCCTCGCGCACGGCTTCCGCGCTGTCCGGGCGTTTCGGGGGTGGTGCGGTGATGATCGCGGCACTGGTCGTGCTGGCGCTGGGAATCGCGGCGCTGGACCTGGTGCGGCTCCCCGGGGCAGCGTGGTTGGCCTACTTCGTCATGGGGTTCGGGGCGGGAACGTGGAACGTGCTGTCCGCGGCGAACCGGCAGCGCCTGACGCCACGGCCGATGATGGGGCGGGTGACCAGCGCGCATCGCGTGCTCGCCTGGGGGTTGATGCCGCTCGGGGCGGGTATGGCCGGTCCGTTGGCCGAGTTCACCTCACCGGCGGCGGTGATCCTGGGCGCGGCGGTGTTGGTCGGGGTGACCGCCCTGTTCAGCGCCCCGGCGCTGCGCGCGCTGAGTCCGCTCGGCGCGGAGTGA
- a CDS encoding RiPP maturation radical SAM C-methyltransferase encodes MRTTLINMPWASVEYPSLACGILKSTLESDSDDESVRVLNANIDFFDWVHDRMGLGVSEYDFFALESYFQGCGDWVFSAALYGLPEWRVPEFLERRRPEIDSDRLDLCVRLHRHVGEWIRGYAAEIATSDVELVGFSTTFQQNTASLALARELKRRRPELLVVFGGANCDGAQGAAWHRNFEFVDHVVRGEGESAFPRLVGKLERGEDLSTVPGLCWRDEVGKSVVNAMTAAPVRPSEIVAPDFDGYLERFHRSTVSERVEPKLVLEGARGCWWGEKHHCTFCGLNGSFMEFRSKTPERFYAELVDLTSRYQVLDVYLVDNILDMEYLRTVLPWLSEAGWDLRIQCEIKSNLRYEQLRDLVRAGVVQVQPGIESLSSRVLGIMNKGVGGCQNVRMLRDAGSLGMTVMWNLLYGFPGEREEDYTAVLRQFPALVHLPPMDGASRIALERFSPYFDDPQLGFEWRIPEDQYFITYDLPERELEDLAYLFTTVPAGIVGETEKGLLEAVRHWSEAHPGSWLKRVERDGEIVVLGQRSGFGCSELVLSDPFETELFRALEHPRSVENLVRRFGRDAELRDKLDEWVCAGIVFTESDDYVHVVPEDNNQELLRL; translated from the coding sequence GTGAGAACTACTCTGATCAACATGCCGTGGGCCTCCGTCGAGTACCCCTCACTGGCATGCGGCATACTCAAATCGACTCTTGAATCCGACTCGGACGACGAGTCGGTTCGGGTGTTGAACGCCAATATCGACTTCTTCGACTGGGTGCACGACCGGATGGGGCTGGGAGTGTCCGAGTACGATTTCTTCGCGCTCGAATCCTACTTCCAGGGCTGTGGGGACTGGGTTTTTTCGGCCGCGCTGTATGGTTTGCCGGAGTGGCGTGTGCCGGAGTTCCTGGAGCGGCGTCGTCCGGAGATCGACAGTGATCGATTGGACCTCTGCGTGCGGCTGCACCGGCACGTGGGGGAGTGGATCCGCGGGTACGCAGCTGAAATAGCCACCTCGGACGTGGAGCTGGTCGGGTTCTCCACGACTTTCCAGCAGAACACCGCCTCGCTCGCGCTGGCCCGCGAGCTCAAGAGGAGACGTCCCGAACTGCTGGTGGTGTTCGGCGGAGCCAACTGCGACGGCGCGCAGGGTGCGGCGTGGCACCGCAATTTCGAATTCGTCGACCACGTGGTGCGCGGAGAAGGGGAGTCCGCCTTTCCACGGCTGGTCGGAAAACTGGAACGCGGCGAGGACCTTTCCACTGTTCCTGGCCTGTGCTGGCGCGATGAGGTGGGGAAGTCCGTGGTCAATGCCATGACCGCCGCCCCGGTGCGCCCTTCGGAGATCGTCGCGCCCGACTTCGATGGATATTTGGAACGGTTCCACCGGAGCACGGTCTCCGAGCGGGTGGAACCGAAGCTGGTTCTGGAAGGGGCGCGCGGGTGCTGGTGGGGCGAGAAGCACCACTGCACTTTCTGTGGCCTGAACGGTTCCTTCATGGAATTCCGGAGCAAAACGCCGGAACGCTTCTACGCTGAACTGGTGGATCTGACCTCCAGGTATCAGGTTCTGGATGTGTACCTGGTGGACAACATACTGGACATGGAGTATCTGAGAACGGTGCTGCCGTGGCTTTCCGAAGCCGGTTGGGACCTCAGGATCCAGTGCGAGATCAAGTCTAATCTACGGTACGAACAGCTTCGCGACCTCGTCCGGGCGGGGGTGGTCCAGGTTCAGCCCGGCATCGAGAGCCTGAGTTCGCGCGTGCTCGGCATCATGAACAAGGGTGTGGGCGGCTGCCAGAACGTTCGGATGCTGCGGGATGCCGGTTCGCTGGGCATGACCGTCATGTGGAATCTGCTGTACGGTTTTCCCGGTGAGCGGGAGGAGGACTACACCGCGGTGCTGCGTCAGTTTCCGGCGCTTGTCCACCTTCCCCCGATGGATGGGGCGAGCCGGATAGCCCTGGAGAGGTTCAGCCCGTACTTCGACGATCCGCAGTTGGGGTTCGAGTGGCGAATCCCCGAGGACCAGTACTTCATCACCTACGATCTGCCCGAGCGGGAGCTCGAGGATCTGGCGTACTTGTTCACCACCGTTCCTGCCGGCATAGTCGGTGAGACCGAGAAGGGGCTGCTGGAAGCCGTGCGGCACTGGTCCGAGGCTCACCCGGGGAGCTGGCTGAAGCGGGTCGAACGGGACGGGGAGATCGTGGTTCTCGGACAGCGCTCCGGATTCGGCTGCAGCGAGTTGGTGCTGAGTGATCCGTTCGAGACTGAGCTGTTCCGCGCTTTGGAACACCCTCGTTCTGTCGAGAACCTGGTGCGGCGCTTCGGCCGCGATGCGGAGTTGCGGGACAAGCTCGACGAGTGGGTGTGCGCGGGAATCGTTTTTACCGAGTCGGATGATTACGTGCACGTTGTGCCGGAGGACAACAACCAGGAGCTGCTTCGGCTTTGA
- a CDS encoding flavodoxin family protein: MPRLLIVHHTPSPGMQAMFEKVVEGATTDEIEDVEVVRRPALAATASDVLAADGYLLGTPANLGYMSGALKHFFDQIYYPCLDSTSGRPFGLYVHGNEGTEGAIRAARSITTGLGWKQVAEPVNLTGQPDSEGLDACWELGATVAAGLMP, translated from the coding sequence GTGCCGCGTTTGCTGATCGTCCACCACACGCCCTCACCGGGTATGCAGGCCATGTTCGAGAAGGTCGTCGAAGGTGCCACCACCGACGAGATCGAGGACGTGGAGGTCGTGCGCAGGCCCGCGCTGGCCGCGACGGCCAGCGACGTGCTCGCCGCCGACGGATACCTGCTGGGGACGCCGGCCAACCTCGGCTACATGTCCGGGGCGCTCAAGCACTTCTTCGACCAGATCTACTACCCGTGCCTGGACTCCACCAGCGGCAGGCCCTTCGGGCTGTACGTGCACGGCAACGAGGGCACCGAGGGCGCGATCCGGGCCGCCCGGTCGATCACCACCGGGCTCGGCTGGAAGCAGGTCGCCGAACCGGTCAACCTCACCGGACAGCCCGACTCGGAAGGGCTGGACGCCTGCTGGGAGCTGGGCGCGACCGTGGCGGCCGGGCTGATGCCGTAG
- a CDS encoding dolichyl-phosphate-mannose--protein mannosyltransferase — MNVLVPSSGGNSVRAETVRDGQVPPVRYPGEHDRAALLTPREPTDRLRGWIVTLVLTLVAGLVRFWRLGHATDEGTPVFDEKHYVPQAWQMLRNGGFEDNPGYELVAHPPVGKQLIAVGEWLFGYTPWGWRVSAALAGTLMVLLIIRIARRMTRSTLLGALAGVLLICDGVSHVQARVGMLDVFHALFVLAAFSCLLVDRDRVRARLALVVTESRVEDSRFGPRLGFRWWRFGAGVLLGLACGVKWSGIYYIVAFLLLSVVWDALARRGAGVRRPWVGALVRDAVPGLGSLLALALGVYFATWAGWYASETATDRHAADIADDVGFGFLPDMLRSLLYYHFNVLEFHTHLVTGNDPHPWESKPWAWPMGMRPMLYYYESGMPGCGQGDCVQATMLLGTPAMWWLALPVAGWAVWRATARMDWRYAAVLVGYCAGFLPWFTNLARQMYYFYATPLAPFLVLGIVLVLGEVLGRANASPERRKTGLLVVALYVGLVVANFVWLWPILNGFPITEAHWQAELWLPSWR; from the coding sequence GTGAACGTCCTCGTGCCGAGCTCAGGTGGCAACTCCGTCCGCGCCGAAACGGTTCGCGACGGCCAGGTCCCACCGGTTCGCTACCCGGGCGAGCACGACCGGGCGGCACTGCTCACCCCGCGGGAGCCCACCGACCGGCTCCGCGGCTGGATCGTCACCCTCGTGCTGACCCTCGTCGCGGGTCTGGTCCGCTTCTGGCGCCTGGGGCACGCCACCGACGAGGGAACCCCGGTCTTCGACGAGAAGCACTACGTCCCCCAGGCGTGGCAGATGCTGCGCAACGGCGGGTTCGAGGACAACCCCGGCTACGAGCTGGTCGCCCACCCCCCGGTGGGCAAGCAGCTCATCGCCGTCGGGGAGTGGCTGTTCGGGTACACCCCCTGGGGCTGGCGGGTGAGTGCCGCGCTGGCGGGCACCCTGATGGTGCTGCTGATCATCCGGATCGCGCGCCGCATGACCCGTTCCACCCTGCTCGGGGCGCTGGCCGGGGTGCTGCTGATCTGCGACGGGGTCAGCCACGTGCAGGCGCGGGTGGGGATGCTCGACGTCTTCCACGCGCTGTTCGTGCTCGCGGCGTTCTCCTGCCTGCTGGTCGATCGCGACCGGGTGCGCGCCAGGCTGGCGCTGGTGGTCACCGAGAGCCGCGTCGAGGACTCGAGGTTCGGCCCCCGGCTCGGTTTCCGGTGGTGGCGCTTCGGCGCGGGTGTGCTGCTCGGTCTCGCCTGCGGGGTGAAGTGGAGCGGCATCTACTACATCGTGGCGTTCCTGCTGCTGAGCGTCGTCTGGGACGCGCTGGCGCGGCGCGGCGCAGGCGTGCGCCGCCCCTGGGTGGGGGCCCTGGTGCGCGACGCCGTTCCCGGCCTGGGCTCGCTGCTGGCGCTCGCGCTCGGCGTCTACTTCGCCACCTGGGCGGGCTGGTACGCCAGCGAGACCGCCACCGACCGCCACGCGGCGGACATCGCCGACGACGTCGGCTTCGGCTTCCTGCCGGACATGCTGCGCTCGCTGCTGTACTACCACTTCAACGTGCTGGAGTTCCACACTCACCTGGTCACCGGCAACGATCCGCACCCGTGGGAGTCCAAGCCCTGGGCGTGGCCGATGGGCATGCGCCCGATGCTGTACTACTACGAGTCCGGCATGCCCGGGTGCGGGCAGGGCGACTGCGTCCAGGCCACGATGCTGCTGGGCACCCCGGCGATGTGGTGGTTGGCGCTGCCGGTGGCCGGATGGGCGGTGTGGCGGGCCACCGCCCGCATGGACTGGCGCTACGCCGCGGTGCTGGTCGGGTACTGCGCCGGTTTCCTGCCGTGGTTCACCAACCTCGCCAGGCAGATGTACTACTTCTACGCGACCCCGCTCGCACCGTTCCTCGTGCTGGGGATCGTGCTCGTGCTCGGCGAGGTCCTCGGGCGGGCGAACGCCTCCCCCGAGCGCAGGAAGACCGGACTGCTGGTCGTCGCGCTGTACGTGGGGCTGGTGGTGGCGAACTTCGTGTGGTTGTGGCCGATACTCAACGGCTTTCCGATCACCGAGGCGCACTGGCAGGCCGAGCTCTGGCTGCCCTCCTGGCGGTGA
- a CDS encoding phospho-sugar mutase, whose protein sequence is MPLESELSEAARRWLDGDVDEDDRAKLRELLTSAESGDEEAVAEIRGRVAQPLGFGTAGMRGPVRAGPNGMNRAVVVRTTAGLANWLRSREGLGTVVVGHDARHGSTRFAADTAGVLHAAGFRVRVLPEALPTPLLVYATRALGAVAGVQITASHNPPADNGYKVYLSGGDPLVAPFDEEIEREIARVGPAREVERAEQGWEQYERVLDDYLARVETLPRGRTRDLRVAATALHGVGARPLRYALHLAGFTDVHLVADQEEPDPDFPTVEFPNPEEPGATDAVLELAAQVGADLAVALDPDADRCAIGVPEREGGWRMLRGDETGVLLGDHVLGTTDLSERDPLVATTIVSSAMLRSIAADHGVRHDETLTGFKWLMRAGDGAATGLVYAYEEALGHCVDPEHVRDKDGLSTAVVTCDLAATLKERSSSLLDRLDELEARHGVHETAQLSVRVRDLSTIDETMRGLREHPPGELAGLAVSTTDLLPDADVLVLRGGSGAEETDPSGGLRVVIRPSGTEPKLKCYLQVVEPVRDPATGSELAAARGRAREMMAALTAEVRGLVES, encoded by the coding sequence ATGCCGCTGGAGAGCGAACTGAGCGAAGCCGCCCGGCGCTGGCTGGACGGGGACGTCGACGAGGACGACCGGGCGAAGCTGCGGGAGCTGCTGACCTCGGCCGAGAGCGGTGACGAGGAGGCGGTCGCCGAGATCCGCGGGCGGGTGGCGCAGCCGCTCGGTTTCGGCACCGCCGGGATGCGGGGGCCGGTGCGGGCGGGTCCCAACGGGATGAACCGGGCCGTGGTGGTGCGCACCACGGCCGGGCTGGCGAACTGGCTGCGGAGCCGGGAGGGGCTCGGCACCGTCGTGGTCGGGCACGACGCGCGGCACGGCTCGACGCGGTTCGCCGCGGACACCGCCGGGGTGCTGCACGCGGCGGGTTTCCGGGTGCGCGTCCTGCCGGAGGCACTGCCCACGCCGTTGCTCGTGTACGCCACCCGGGCGCTCGGAGCGGTCGCGGGCGTGCAGATCACCGCCTCGCACAACCCTCCGGCCGACAACGGCTACAAGGTCTACCTCTCCGGTGGGGACCCCCTGGTGGCCCCGTTCGACGAGGAGATCGAGCGCGAGATCGCGCGTGTCGGACCCGCGCGCGAGGTCGAGCGCGCCGAGCAGGGCTGGGAGCAGTACGAGCGGGTGCTCGACGACTACCTGGCCCGCGTGGAGACGCTCCCGCGCGGGCGGACGCGCGACCTGCGGGTGGCCGCGACCGCCCTGCACGGGGTGGGCGCCCGGCCGCTGCGGTACGCGCTGCACCTGGCCGGGTTCACCGATGTGCACCTCGTCGCCGACCAGGAGGAGCCCGACCCGGACTTCCCCACCGTCGAGTTCCCCAATCCCGAGGAACCGGGGGCCACCGACGCCGTGCTGGAGCTGGCAGCCCAGGTCGGCGCCGACCTGGCCGTGGCGCTCGACCCGGACGCGGACCGCTGCGCCATCGGCGTTCCGGAGCGCGAGGGCGGTTGGCGGATGCTGCGCGGGGACGAGACCGGGGTGCTGCTCGGCGACCACGTGCTCGGCACGACGGACCTCTCCGAGCGGGATCCGCTGGTGGCCACCACGATCGTGTCCTCGGCGATGCTCCGCTCGATCGCCGCGGACCACGGTGTTCGCCACGACGAGACGCTCACCGGCTTCAAGTGGCTGATGCGCGCGGGCGACGGCGCGGCCACCGGGCTCGTCTACGCCTACGAGGAGGCGTTGGGGCACTGCGTGGATCCGGAGCACGTGCGGGACAAGGACGGTCTGTCCACCGCCGTGGTCACCTGCGACCTCGCCGCGACCCTGAAGGAGCGCTCGAGCTCGCTGCTGGACCGGCTGGACGAGCTGGAGGCCCGGCACGGGGTGCACGAGACCGCTCAGCTCTCCGTGCGGGTGCGGGATCTGTCCACCATCGACGAGACGATGCGGGGGCTGCGCGAGCACCCACCGGGCGAGCTGGCCGGGCTGGCCGTGTCCACGACGGACCTGCTGCCCGATGCCGACGTGCTCGTCCTGCGCGGCGGGAGCGGGGCGGAGGAAACCGATCCCTCCGGGGGTCTGCGCGTGGTGATCCGCCCCTCCGGCACGGAGCCCAAGCTCAAGTGCTACCTGCAGGTCGTGGAACCGGTGCGGGACCCCGCAACCGGGTCGGAGCTCGCGGCGGCTCGCGGCAGGGCGCGGGAGATGATGGCGGCGCTGACCGCGGAGGTGCGTGGGCTGGTCGAGTCCTGA
- the rsmI gene encoding 16S rRNA (cytidine(1402)-2'-O)-methyltransferase, producing MVVVVTDESGPGTLLLAATPLGDARDASPRLTEALATADVVAAEDTRRVRALATALDVDPAGRVLSYYDAVEAAREPVLLEALRGGSTVLLVTDAGMPSVSDPGYRLVSACAAEGLHVTCLPGPSAVTTALALSGLPSDRFCFEGFPPRKQGPRKRWLAELTSERRTCVFFEAPHRVAATLADAAEVLGTDRRAAVCRELTKTYEQVRRGELGELAEWAAEGVRGEITVVLAGAEVVQADPSEFVEQVERRAASGVRLKDAVAEIAELGGVRKKELYDAVLAARG from the coding sequence ATGGTGGTCGTCGTGACTGACGAATCCGGACCGGGCACGTTGCTGCTCGCGGCCACGCCACTGGGTGACGCGCGGGACGCGTCCCCCCGACTGACCGAGGCTCTCGCCACGGCGGACGTGGTGGCCGCCGAGGACACCAGGAGAGTTCGTGCCCTGGCCACCGCCCTCGACGTCGACCCCGCGGGCAGGGTGCTCAGTTACTACGACGCGGTGGAAGCGGCACGCGAGCCCGTGCTGCTGGAGGCGCTGCGCGGCGGTTCCACCGTGCTGCTGGTCACCGACGCGGGGATGCCCAGCGTCTCGGACCCCGGGTACCGGCTGGTCTCGGCCTGCGCTGCCGAGGGGCTGCACGTGACCTGCCTGCCCGGGCCGAGCGCGGTGACCACCGCGCTGGCCCTGTCCGGGTTGCCCTCCGACAGGTTCTGCTTCGAGGGGTTCCCCCCGCGCAAGCAGGGACCCCGCAAGCGCTGGCTGGCCGAGCTGACCTCCGAGCGGCGCACGTGCGTGTTCTTCGAGGCCCCGCACCGGGTGGCGGCCACGCTCGCCGACGCGGCCGAGGTGCTCGGCACGGACCGGCGCGCGGCGGTTTGCCGCGAGCTGACCAAGACCTACGAGCAGGTTCGGCGCGGTGAGCTCGGCGAGCTGGCCGAGTGGGCCGCCGAGGGGGTTCGGGGCGAGATCACCGTGGTGCTGGCCGGGGCCGAGGTCGTCCAGGCCGATCCGTCCGAGTTCGTCGAGCAGGTGGAGCGCCGTGCGGCCTCCGGGGTGCGGCTCAAGGACGCCGTGGCCGAGATAGCCGAGCTCGGCGGCGTCCGGAAGAAGGAGCTCTACGACGCGGTGCTGGCCGCCCGCGGATGA
- a CDS encoding glycosyltransferase translates to MLSRHKVVRGAALAAITTGIVYRSVRTLRKARSILPLGQEPSSTVLPPTVTVVVPARNEEAVLDNCLRGIREQTYGSERGTSSDAPALRVVVVDDGSTDRTGEIADEHAAQDSRVHVVHSDGPPPGWSGKVHAMHIGVEAAGQPEAGEWLLFVDADTVLAPELLSKLLGTAERADADLVSTPGGPPENSSASWPVLMPAGLQMIGENADPLGKGSKAFAIGHCILMRRSHYDKIGGWASLSGRRNEDIAIATAVRDHGGVTRVVEGLSYVTTSGMDPFKQGWGSFRKSFVAGTNGSVPVLLGVGVGQIALSLASPAMFARGVRTRKPGLIALGAIGWVAQSVSHDRTARVMHANPGLAPVAPFTNAVFGGSRCTEPPRWCAARPVGRDARRPSERGFPFGPARVRRSGTPHRFVSRCPIRAVARATPGQCS, encoded by the coding sequence GTGCTATCACGACATAAGGTTGTCCGAGGAGCGGCCCTCGCCGCGATCACCACGGGAATCGTGTATCGCAGCGTGCGCACGCTCCGGAAAGCGCGCTCCATACTGCCGCTCGGTCAGGAACCGTCGAGCACCGTTCTTCCGCCCACCGTCACCGTGGTGGTGCCCGCGCGCAACGAGGAAGCGGTGCTGGACAACTGCCTGCGCGGCATACGCGAGCAGACCTACGGCTCGGAGCGCGGGACGAGCAGCGACGCACCCGCCCTGCGGGTGGTGGTGGTCGACGACGGGTCCACCGACCGAACCGGTGAGATCGCCGACGAGCACGCCGCGCAGGACTCCAGAGTGCACGTCGTGCACAGCGACGGGCCTCCGCCCGGCTGGAGTGGCAAGGTGCACGCGATGCACATCGGTGTGGAAGCCGCCGGTCAGCCCGAGGCGGGCGAGTGGCTGCTGTTCGTCGACGCCGACACGGTGCTCGCCCCGGAGCTGCTCTCCAAGCTGCTCGGCACGGCCGAGCGGGCCGATGCGGATCTGGTCTCGACACCGGGTGGACCTCCCGAGAACAGCTCGGCCAGCTGGCCGGTGCTGATGCCCGCCGGTCTGCAGATGATCGGGGAGAACGCCGATCCCCTCGGCAAGGGCAGCAAGGCCTTCGCCATCGGGCACTGCATCCTGATGCGACGCTCGCACTACGACAAGATCGGCGGTTGGGCCTCGCTGTCCGGCAGACGCAACGAGGACATCGCCATCGCCACGGCCGTGCGGGACCACGGTGGAGTGACGAGGGTCGTCGAGGGGCTCTCGTACGTGACCACCAGCGGCATGGACCCGTTCAAGCAGGGCTGGGGCTCGTTCCGCAAGAGCTTCGTGGCGGGCACGAACGGTTCGGTGCCCGTGCTGCTGGGGGTGGGTGTCGGCCAGATCGCGCTGTCGCTGGCCTCGCCCGCGATGTTCGCCAGGGGAGTGCGCACCCGGAAACCGGGGCTGATCGCGCTCGGAGCGATCGGTTGGGTCGCGCAGAGCGTCTCGCACGACCGCACGGCTCGGGTGATGCACGCCAATCCTGGATTGGCTCCGGTCGCGCCGTTCACCAACGCGGTCTTCGGGGGATCACGCTGCACGGAGCCGCCGAGGTGGTGCGCGGCTCGACCAGTTGGAAGGGACGCGCGTCGACCTTCTGAGCGAGGTTTTCCGTTCGGGCCGGCACGGGTTCGCCGGAGCGGAACTCCTCACCGGTTCGTGAGTCGGTGCCCGATCCGGGCAGTCGCCCGCGCGACCCCGGGGCAGTGCTCGTGA
- a CDS encoding DUF5825 family protein, with protein MRILLHESTAGSVAGRAPEEDVVRADPVGQAEELFAGGVRAVVLSEPVRIGHGGDSDTTALSLLRELGAWGVPCSWWLHCANPHFDWHALSHLRPPEGVTGRGRGIDLTAWRESCFPCRCVQREGPGFIQIRDRRNGVMECYTVDDPELVQAARGLSNGADPETISAVARERFAANALLVRVGAFDWWAPARVRRWPVPAMVV; from the coding sequence ATGAGGATCCTGCTGCACGAGAGCACCGCCGGTTCGGTGGCCGGGCGTGCCCCGGAGGAGGACGTGGTGCGGGCCGACCCGGTCGGACAGGCCGAGGAACTTTTCGCGGGTGGTGTGCGCGCCGTGGTCTTGTCGGAGCCGGTTCGCATCGGACATGGGGGCGACAGTGATACGACTGCGTTGAGCCTGTTGCGGGAGCTCGGGGCGTGGGGAGTGCCCTGCTCCTGGTGGCTGCACTGCGCGAATCCCCATTTCGACTGGCACGCTCTGTCCCATCTGCGACCTCCCGAAGGAGTCACCGGCCGGGGACGGGGAATCGATCTGACCGCTTGGCGGGAGTCCTGTTTCCCGTGCCGGTGCGTCCAGCGTGAGGGACCAGGATTCATCCAGATTCGCGACCGGCGTAACGGAGTCATGGAGTGCTACACGGTCGACGACCCCGAGCTGGTTCAAGCGGCTCGCGGGTTGTCGAACGGAGCTGATCCCGAGACGATCAGCGCGGTGGCACGAGAGCGGTTCGCGGCCAACGCTCTGCTCGTCCGGGTGGGCGCGTTCGACTGGTGGGCACCGGCCAGGGTCCGTCGGTGGCCGGTACCGGCGATGGTGGTGTGA
- the upp gene encoding uracil phosphoribosyltransferase: MDVRVIEHPLTQARLSTMRDARTDNATFRAALQELTLMLLYEAIRDAEVAEEFIHTPVARTKGYRLANPPLLVPVLRAGLGMADQAHRLIPEAQMGFIGLARDEETLRPTPYLESLPDDLSGRPVIVLDPMLATGGSMLHTIKLLHDRGAADITAICTLAAPEGIDRLSESGRPVRLVTASVDERLNESGFIVPGLGDAGDREYGPR; encoded by the coding sequence ATGGATGTCCGGGTCATCGAACACCCCCTCACGCAGGCTCGACTGTCGACCATGCGCGACGCGCGCACCGACAACGCGACTTTTCGCGCCGCACTGCAGGAACTGACTCTGATGCTGCTCTACGAGGCCATCCGGGACGCCGAGGTGGCCGAGGAGTTCATTCACACGCCGGTTGCGCGCACCAAGGGGTATCGACTGGCGAACCCGCCGCTGCTGGTCCCCGTGCTGCGTGCCGGGCTGGGGATGGCGGACCAGGCGCACCGCCTGATCCCGGAGGCCCAGATGGGCTTCATCGGGCTGGCCAGGGACGAGGAGACCCTGCGCCCCACCCCGTACCTGGAGTCGCTGCCCGACGACCTGTCCGGACGTCCCGTGATCGTGCTCGATCCGATGCTGGCCACCGGTGGTTCGATGCTCCACACGATCAAGCTGCTGCACGACCGGGGTGCCGCCGACATCACCGCGATCTGCACGCTGGCAGCTCCGGAGGGCATCGACCGGCTGTCGGAATCGGGGCGGCCGGTGCGGCTGGTCACGGCCAGCGTGGACGAGCGGCTCAACGAGTCCGGCTTCATCGTCCCCGGACTGGGTGATGCGGGGGACCGGGAGTACGGACCGCGCTGA